The window ACGGCCTATACGACCAAAACCGTAAAGCACTACATCTTTTGGAGTAATTTCTTCTGTGCCTTTGGCATCTCCTAATTTTTTAGAAACAAAAGCAGTAGCTTCTTGCAGTTCATTTTCTTCTAGATGGTATTCATAAGTCAATTTACCAATATCCAACTTTGATGGTGGAAGGTCCAATGATAGAATAGCTTGAGCGATCTCAACGCTATCAAAAATGGAAATAGGCTTTTGAACAAATTCGCCAGCATATTCATGCAAGTTGATGATCTCGCTCACATTGCGATCGATCAATTGATTTCTAAACAATACCAATTCAATGGACTTATCGTACCATAGATCACTAACCGCTTTAATGAAAGCTACCGCAGCGCGCCGGCGATCGGTTTGAAATGCTAGTTCTTTTTCGTAGATATCTACTTGACTCATGAAATTATTTTTTTTGCAAAAATAGTCTTCTCCAACGTTTTCGTAAAATATGGTAGTGTTTTTTTCGCTTTCGCGAAAGCGAACTCCAAAAGATTATAAACCTTTTAAATATAGGTCATAAAAAAGCCCGATCTATGCGTCGGGCTTTTGTACTATTTAGTAGGCTTAATCAGCGATCAATCGTAATCTTTCTGTTTCACCTTTTGCATTTTTTAACTCTATGATTAAACTTTCATTAGGAGTTACTTTTTGCATCAGCGATCTAAGGTCTTCCACGTTCTTTACTGACCTGTCGTTAATTTTAGTAAGAACATATCCAGTCATATCATACCTAGCAAGGTTTCCTTGAGTTCCAACGATACGGACACCATCGTTGACTTGAAACTCTTCTTTTTCATCACTATTTAAATCTCTCAAGTCCATTTCTAAAGCAGGAATGGTCACAGTAGAATTTTTAGTGATTTCGATTTCTAAATCACGCTCCTTACCGTTTCTCAAAATTCGAGCGGTTACACGGTCACCTGGATTTTTACTGCCTACATAACCAGTCAAATCAGCAAACGATTTCATACGAACGCCATCAATATCGGTAATGATGTCGCCTTTTCTCAATCCCGCCATATCAGCACCACTATCGGTTACAACCTCGCTCACATAAATACCTTCACTGCTGCTCAAGCCCATTTCTGTAGCTACTTTACCATTAATTTGACCTCCCGAAATTCCCAGCATTCCTTTTTGTACGAAGCCAAATTCCATCAAATCCTGTATCACTTTACGGGCATTATTAGAAGGTACCGCAAAAGAATAACCAGTATAAGATCCAGTAGGCGACTGGATGGCAGTATTGATACCTACCAACTCACCGCGAGTATTGACCAAGGCTCCACCAGAGTTTCCCGGGTTTACCGCAGCATCAGTTTGAATAAAACTTTGTGGGGTACTATCTCGCACATCGAGATCACGTCCTTTGGCACTTATAATTCCTGCGGTCACAGTGCTAGTCAAATTGAACGGGTTCCCAACGGCGAGTACCCATTCTCCAATCTTCACTTGATCTGAATCGCCAAAGGCGACAAAAGGCAAGTCTGCATCAGTTTCAATTTTTATTAGGGCAATATCAGAAGTTGGTTCTGTACCTACCACCGTGGCCTTGTAAGTACGATTGTCGTTCAAGGTCACTTCAAGTGCAGAGGAATTAGCAATCACGTGATTATTGGTGACAATATATCCATCCTTAGTTATTATAACGCCGCTACCAGTACCTATAGCTTGTTGCTGTGGGACTCTACCGTACATATAATCTCTCATGGTAGGCCTGCCTCTAGAAACCGTTAGGTTCTTTACGTGGACAACGGCATGGACTGTTTTTTCAGCAGCTTCAGTAAAATCTACACCGGCTATAGAGGTGTTTTCCTCATAACTCACGGGAGTTACAGGTAGAAAAGATTCAGTGTTGCCTATTTGGATTTGGGATTCAGGACTATCTTCTATGAAGATTTTGTACGATCCCAATATAATGGTACCGCCTAAAACTGCGGCACCCATGGTTTTAAGTATTGAATTCATAAATAGGGTTTTATAATTTGTAAACTTTTAAAATTTAATTTCATTGTACTTCAATCCTGTATTAACCCGTATTTAACAAGCGGTATTTTTAGCGTTCCTCTTACATTTGCAAGATGAATTCCATTACATTTTATAAATATCAAGGTACAGGCAACGATTTTATCATTATTGATGATCGTCAGGAAGAGTTCTCCAAAAAAGATACCAAACTTATCCAGAGCTTCTGCGACCGAAAATTTGGCATAGGTGCTGACGGCCTCATCCTCCTTCAAGAACATAGACTACACAATTTCAAAATGGTTTATTTCAATGCAGATGGAAATGAAAGCAGCATGTGCGGTAACGGCGGTCGTTGTGTGGTCAGTTTTGCTCAGTTTTTAGGGCTTGTAAATGAAACGGCTACATTTGAGGCGATTGATGGATTACATGAAGCTCGATTGTTTGATAATCATATAGTCAGTCTACAAATGAAAAATGTGAATTCATTACAAATGTTTGATGGACATGTGTTTATGGATACAGGATCTCCTCATCATGTAGAATTGACAGACAATGTCGATCATGTGGACGTACCTACTCAAGGGCGCTACTTGCGTAATGAATTGTACGGTGCTGCTGGAGCAAACATTAACTTTGTACAATCGCAAACCGCAAGTGTATTTAAGGTACGCACCTACGAGCGTGGGGTGGAAGATGAAACTTTAAGTTGTGGTACTGGAGTCACCGCGGTAGCACTTGCCATGCATAAAACAGGACAGACTCAATCACAAGAGGTAACATTAGAAACCCCAGGTGGAAGTTTGAAAGTGAGTTTTGAACCCACACCGCAAGGTTATGAGAATATTTGGCTTACCGGTCCTGCTGTACAAGTATTTAAAGGAACCATAGTCCTATGATCCTACAAACTGAAACTTGTAAACTGCGTGCGGTGGATCCAGAGGATCTAGATTACATCTATGAGTTGGAGAATAATCCAGCGATATGGGATGTAGGACACACTTTAACGCCTTATTCCAAGTTTACTATTAGAGAATATCTGGAAAACGCGCACCGCGATATTTATGAAGTCAAGCAGTTGCGTATGGCGATTTGTAAGAAGGATGACACCATAGTAGGAGTGGTAGACCTTTATGATTTTGATCCTTATCACAAACGCGCTGGTGTGGGTATCGTGATACCTCAAGACTTTGATAGATCAAAAGGTTTTGCGAGTGCAGGTTTGCAAATGATGATTGACTACAGTTTTAATAGACTGCGGTTGCACCAATTGTATGCTGGTATCGCTGCTGATAATCTGGCGAGCAGAAAATTATTTGAGAAATTACGCTTTCGCGAAAGCGGAACAAAAACAGACTGGATTGCAACAGAAAATGGATTTAAGGACGAAACTATGTATCAACTGATCAATGAATAATTTTAAAAAGATACTCCTAGGTGTGGTATTAGTAGGACTAGTAGTAATGGCAGTTTTTGCCTACCGTGTCTACAGCACTTTCTTTACTCCTAATACCAACTTCACCACAGACACTTATGAAGTGTTGATCCCGACAGGTGCTGATTACAATCAAGCTTTCTTAATTATTGCAGATGCCGTAGCAGATCGAGATGAATTTCATCAAACCGCCGTGCGTAAGGGGTATGTGAAAAATGTAAAGTCAGGCCGGTTTCTTTTGAAGCCAGGCATGTCGAATAACGATATTATCAATACGGTGCGCTCTAAAAATATACCGTTGAATATACGCTTCAACAATCAGGAGCGCTTAGAAAATCTTGCGGGACGCATAGCGTTACAAATTGAGGCAGACAGCGCCTCTTTGATTCAAGCGATGAGAGATTCAACGTTCTTGAAGCAGAATGGATTTACCCAACAAAATGCATTGACCATGTATTTGCCTAATCAATATGAGTTTTACTGGAACAGCAGCGCCACTACCTATAGAGACCGTATGTTGAACGCTTATAAGAACTTTTGGAATGAAGCTCGTCTAGCTAAGGCTCAAAAAATAGGATTGAGCCCTCAAGAAATTACTGTGCTGGCCTCAATAGTGCACAAGGAAACAGCAAAGGCAGATGAGCGCCCTAAGGTAGCTGGTGTTTATATGAATCGATTGAAAGACGGTATGAAACTAGACGCAGATCCTACTGTCATCTATTCTAAAAAACTATTGGAGGGTGATTTTGACCAAGTGATCAAACGTGTCCTATATAAAGATCTAGAACTTGACAGTAAATATAACACCTACAAATATTCAGGATTACCTCCAGGGCCTATAGTTACTGCAGATTTAAACGCGATCGATGCGGTTTTGAATTTTGAAAAACATGATTATTACTACTTCGTCGCAGATGTGCAAAACTTTGGTTATCACAAGTTTGCAAAAAACCTAGCTCAGCATAATGCCAATGCCGCAGAATATAGAAAATGGATTCAACAGCAGAATATCAACCGCTAGTTGAAAATTGACGTTTTAGCCTTTCATCGTTTTAAACAATTGTAGGAATTTACATCAAAAACATAAATATTTCTTAAAGAAGTAGGTCAATTTTAAGTTTTGTGAGCCTACTGTTCATGGCGTATAAGAGCACTTTCGCACCTCCTAAAAACCCCTAAGTTACTGTTTAACACTCTTTTGTGTTGAAACATGATATATGTCGTAAATTTGCAGCGCTTTTAGAAAGAGTGACAGCAACTTTCGAAATAGTAACTTATGAGAACACACTTTGTAAACTTTCTAGCTTATCCAGTCGTTTTGATCGCAGGTTTTTTTGTCTTCAAAAAGGATAACTTGAGTACTAAGAGTATTGCTGCACACCAGGAGTCAAAAATGACTTTCCTATCCAGCGCTGAGCCTATCTTCTATGGTCCAAACCAGGAAGATTTTGAAACCTTCACCCAAGACTTGAGATATTATTCTCTTGCTACTTCCCGTCCAGATTCTTTTATTTCTTTCAGAGAAGCACTTGCTTTCAAAGAAAGCCAAGGAAAATACGGCGTTGTGAATTCGTTGGGTTATTTAGGTAAGTACCAGTTTGGGATGTCCACGTTGCGCCTTTTTGGGGTACGTGATTCTTTGACATTCTTGAATTCTCCTAAATTACAGGAAAAGGTCTTTGTTAAGAATTTGCGTTACAATCACGACTTATTAGAAGATTATATCGAGAAATACGATGGTCAAAAAATAGGAGGTGTAGAAGTCACAGAAAGTGGTATCCTTGCAGCAGCTCATTTAAGCGGTGTAGGTGGTGTTAAGAAATATCTCAGATCAAATGGTCGAGGTCGCAGTCGCGATGCTTATGGGAGTTCTGTGCGAGGATATATGAAGAAATTTGCCGGTTATGATCTAAGTAAGGTCATGAAGAGATAATACAGCACCGGAATAGAAAATCAAAAACCCAACTTGAGAAAGTTGGGTTTTTTGCTTTGCGGTCAAATGGATCGTAGCTTAGTAAATTATAAGACTGGATACCAGTAAGGAGCTTAATAATAGGATGCACGAGAGATTACTTTTACTAAAACAAGGATATCAAGTAGTACTGTATCGTAATAAAAAGTACGGAACCACCAGAACCGATTTTAATAATGGTAAAAGCATTAAATTGTATGCCGAAGAGCTGGGCGGTACCGATTTTATAAGTCTCAATTATTACAGACTAGATTCTGGAGGTGTCTGTAAACCTTGTGAAATGCCTGAGGAAAAAGTGCTTGATTTCTTAAGGAATTATCAAATGGTAGAAGACTCCTTGTAATATCTATTATTTTCAAAAGAAAAAGCATGCCTGAATTACCAGAAGTCCATGGTTACAAAGTTTACATCGATAGCACCAGCCTGCACCAAAAGATAACTCAGTTTGATTGTAGGGATCAGCGCTTGTTGAAACAACCCCTTGCCGATTTTGAAAAACATCTTTTGGGTAAGGAGCTTTCTAAAACTCAAAGAATAGGCAAATACCTATTTATAGTGACTACGGGCGATAAGATCTTGGTTTTGCATTTTGGGATGACCGGACGGCCTAATTATTACAAGTCAGAGGAAGAACGGCCTAAGTTTGGGCACATAGTTTTGACTTTTGAAAACGGATTCCATTTCGCTTTTGAAAACAAAAGGAAATTCGGCTGGTGGGATTTAATAGATTCGGTTGAAGAGTTTAAAAAAGAACATGGTTTAAGTGATGATGCGAGAGACTTAAGTTTTGAAGATTTTAAGGCGTCTCTAGAAACCCGTAAAACGCACATAAAAAAAGTTTTACTAGATCAACGCGTGGCTGCAGGCGTAGGAAACTGGATGGCTGATGAAATTTTATATCAGGCTAGAATGCATCCCAAAAAGAAAGTGGAAGAGATGAATGAGGCTGATATTAAAAAAGTGTTTGATGCCATGAAAAAGGTTATCGAGGTGGCCATTGAGAAGGATGCTCATTACAGCGATTTCCCTGAGGATTTCTTAATGCATTTTAGAGAAAAAGGAGCAAAGTGCCATCACACTGACTGCGAGATTGAAAAGGTAAAACTAGGCGGTAGGAGCACGTATTTTTCTCCAGAGTGGCAGCAGATGTAATTCAATAGAGTCCTGCTCGACCTCTACTATCACTCGAACCTTCTTCTGGGGTGAAATAAATACTTAGAGTTATTTCGCTCGTTCTTACCTACAAGCTCTAACCAGCTGCTGCGGTGGACCCAATGCTTCCGTTACCTGTTTCGAGCGGCAGCCTGCCTGCAGCAGGCAGGTCGAGAAAAGGTTTGTTCTAAAACTTAATTCAATCCCGACTCCCAAAAATTGCACTTCCTATGCGCACCATCGTGCTGCCTTCTTCAAGTGCAATTTCATAATCTCCAGTCATCCCCATGGAAAGTTCTGTAAAGTCATGACGATCTGCTAATACATCGCCTGTTTTGATTTCTTCAAAAAGAGCTTTCAAGGTTTTGAACTCTTTACGCACTTGATTTTTATCGTCTGTAAAAGTTGCCATTCCCATCAGTCCTTTGATTTGAATGTTATCCAAACTTTTAAACGCATCCGACTTCAAGAACTCCGATAATTCCGCTTTGTCAAATCCGTATTTGCTCTCCTCTTCCGCAATGTGCATTTGAAGTAAGCAATCGATGACT of the Nonlabens marinus S1-08 genome contains:
- a CDS encoding trypsin-like peptidase domain-containing protein, with translation MNSILKTMGAAVLGGTIILGSYKIFIEDSPESQIQIGNTESFLPVTPVSYEENTSIAGVDFTEAAEKTVHAVVHVKNLTVSRGRPTMRDYMYGRVPQQQAIGTGSGVIITKDGYIVTNNHVIANSSALEVTLNDNRTYKATVVGTEPTSDIALIKIETDADLPFVAFGDSDQVKIGEWVLAVGNPFNLTSTVTAGIISAKGRDLDVRDSTPQSFIQTDAAVNPGNSGGALVNTRGELVGINTAIQSPTGSYTGYSFAVPSNNARKVIQDLMEFGFVQKGMLGISGGQINGKVATEMGLSSSEGIYVSEVVTDSGADMAGLRKGDIITDIDGVRMKSFADLTGYVGSKNPGDRVTARILRNGKERDLEIEITKNSTVTIPALEMDLRDLNSDEKEEFQVNDGVRIVGTQGNLARYDMTGYVLTKINDRSVKNVEDLRSLMQKVTPNESLIIELKNAKGETERLRLIAD
- the dapF gene encoding diaminopimelate epimerase, with product MNSITFYKYQGTGNDFIIIDDRQEEFSKKDTKLIQSFCDRKFGIGADGLILLQEHRLHNFKMVYFNADGNESSMCGNGGRCVVSFAQFLGLVNETATFEAIDGLHEARLFDNHIVSLQMKNVNSLQMFDGHVFMDTGSPHHVELTDNVDHVDVPTQGRYLRNELYGAAGANINFVQSQTASVFKVRTYERGVEDETLSCGTGVTAVALAMHKTGQTQSQEVTLETPGGSLKVSFEPTPQGYENIWLTGPAVQVFKGTIVL
- a CDS encoding GNAT family N-acetyltransferase yields the protein MILQTETCKLRAVDPEDLDYIYELENNPAIWDVGHTLTPYSKFTIREYLENAHRDIYEVKQLRMAICKKDDTIVGVVDLYDFDPYHKRAGVGIVIPQDFDRSKGFASAGLQMMIDYSFNRLRLHQLYAGIAADNLASRKLFEKLRFRESGTKTDWIATENGFKDETMYQLINE
- the mltG gene encoding endolytic transglycosylase MltG — encoded protein: MNNFKKILLGVVLVGLVVMAVFAYRVYSTFFTPNTNFTTDTYEVLIPTGADYNQAFLIIADAVADRDEFHQTAVRKGYVKNVKSGRFLLKPGMSNNDIINTVRSKNIPLNIRFNNQERLENLAGRIALQIEADSASLIQAMRDSTFLKQNGFTQQNALTMYLPNQYEFYWNSSATTYRDRMLNAYKNFWNEARLAKAQKIGLSPQEITVLASIVHKETAKADERPKVAGVYMNRLKDGMKLDADPTVIYSKKLLEGDFDQVIKRVLYKDLELDSKYNTYKYSGLPPGPIVTADLNAIDAVLNFEKHDYYYFVADVQNFGYHKFAKNLAQHNANAAEYRKWIQQQNINR
- a CDS encoding Fpg/Nei family DNA glycosylase; this translates as MPELPEVHGYKVYIDSTSLHQKITQFDCRDQRLLKQPLADFEKHLLGKELSKTQRIGKYLFIVTTGDKILVLHFGMTGRPNYYKSEEERPKFGHIVLTFENGFHFAFENKRKFGWWDLIDSVEEFKKEHGLSDDARDLSFEDFKASLETRKTHIKKVLLDQRVAAGVGNWMADEILYQARMHPKKKVEEMNEADIKKVFDAMKKVIEVAIEKDAHYSDFPEDFLMHFREKGAKCHHTDCEIEKVKLGGRSTYFSPEWQQM
- a CDS encoding YggS family pyridoxal phosphate-dependent enzyme, which encodes MSKIADQIVRFRESVEPQATLVAVSKTKPNSDLQEAYDAGQRHLGENKIQEMTEKWETLPKDIHWHMIGHTQRNKVKYMAPYVHLIHSVDSPRLAKEVNKQAKKNDRVIDCLLQMHIAEEESKYGFDKAELSEFLKSDAFKSLDNIQIKGLMGMATFTDDKNQVRKEFKTLKALFEEIKTGDVLADRHDFTELSMGMTGDYEIALEEGSTMVRIGSAIFGSRD